From Polynucleobacter difficilis, a single genomic window includes:
- a CDS encoding 2-isopropylmalate synthase encodes MTDKLIIFDTTLRDGEQSPGASMTKDEKVRIARQLERLKVDVIEAGFAASSEGDFDAISAVSAAVKDSIVCSLARANENDITRASDALKAANAKRIHVFLATSPLHMEKKLRMTPDQVFEQAKKSIRFARNLAADIEFSPEDGYRSEVDFLCRVLEAVIAEGATTINVPDTVGYAVPELYGEFIHTLRTRIPNSDKAIWSVHCHNDLGMGVANSLAGVKIGGARQVECTINGLGERAGNTALEEIVMALRTRKDYFDLSVGIDATQIVPASKLVSQITGFVVQPNKAVVGANAFAHASGIHQDGVLKARDTYEIMRAEDVGWSANKIVLGKLSGRNAFKQRLQELGITVETEEELNDAFSRFKALADQKSEIFDEDIISITSGSASAEESEFYRFVSLSQHSETGKRPSSQVVFHMGGEKMTSEAEGNGPVDASLNAIEAMAKSGAEQLLYSVNAITSGTQSQGEVTVRLAKGGRIVNGVGTDPDIIAASAKAYLSALNKLHDPRQAKLNAQMAP; translated from the coding sequence ATGACCGATAAATTAATTATTTTTGACACGACCTTGCGCGATGGCGAACAATCGCCTGGGGCATCCATGACCAAAGATGAGAAGGTTCGTATTGCTCGCCAACTCGAGCGCCTCAAGGTGGACGTGATTGAAGCAGGCTTTGCAGCTAGCTCCGAAGGCGACTTTGATGCCATTTCAGCGGTATCGGCTGCAGTCAAGGATTCGATTGTGTGTTCCTTGGCCCGCGCCAATGAAAACGACATTACCCGCGCATCCGATGCCCTCAAGGCAGCCAATGCAAAACGCATCCATGTCTTTTTGGCTACGAGCCCATTGCACATGGAAAAGAAGTTGCGCATGACGCCTGACCAAGTTTTTGAACAGGCCAAAAAATCGATTCGGTTTGCCCGCAATTTAGCAGCTGACATTGAGTTCTCGCCCGAAGACGGCTACCGCTCGGAAGTGGACTTTTTGTGCCGCGTACTCGAAGCAGTGATTGCTGAAGGCGCAACCACGATTAACGTACCGGACACCGTTGGCTATGCGGTTCCTGAGCTCTATGGCGAGTTCATCCACACCTTACGTACCCGCATCCCCAATTCCGATAAGGCCATTTGGTCGGTCCATTGCCACAACGATTTGGGCATGGGCGTTGCTAACTCCTTGGCGGGCGTCAAGATCGGTGGGGCCCGGCAAGTGGAGTGCACCATCAATGGCTTGGGTGAGCGTGCCGGCAATACGGCGCTCGAAGAGATTGTGATGGCGTTGCGTACCCGTAAGGATTATTTTGATTTAAGCGTGGGCATTGATGCGACGCAAATCGTGCCGGCATCGAAGTTGGTTTCGCAAATCACCGGTTTTGTGGTGCAGCCCAATAAGGCGGTGGTGGGTGCTAATGCCTTTGCCCATGCCTCTGGCATTCATCAAGACGGTGTATTAAAAGCCCGCGATACCTATGAAATCATGCGTGCTGAAGATGTGGGCTGGTCCGCAAACAAAATTGTGCTGGGCAAGTTATCGGGTCGCAATGCCTTTAAGCAGCGCTTGCAGGAACTCGGCATTACGGTCGAGACCGAAGAAGAGCTCAACGATGCGTTCTCACGCTTTAAAGCCTTGGCCGACCAAAAGTCCGAAATCTTTGATGAAGACATTATTTCCATTACCAGCGGTTCTGCCTCGGCTGAAGAAAGCGAGTTTTATCGCTTTGTTTCTTTGAGTCAGCACTCAGAGACGGGTAAGCGGCCCAGCTCGCAGGTGGTCTTTCACATGGGCGGCGAGAAGATGACATCCGAAGCCGAAGGCAATGGTCCGGTGGATGCCAGTCTGAATGCCATCGAGGCCATGGCCAAGAGCGGGGCAGAGCAGTTGCTGTATTCCGTTAATGCCATTACCTCGGGCACCCAGTCCCAGGGCGAGGTCACGGTTCGCTTAGCCAAAGGAGGGCGGATTGTGAACGGCGTTGGCACGGACCCCGACATCA